DNA sequence from the Glycine soja cultivar W05 chromosome 18, ASM419377v2, whole genome shotgun sequence genome:
GCTATCTTCTTACCATGGTCGTGTTGATTACCACGACTGTGGTGAATGGACCACAACCGTTATCAAGTGCAAAGTTttcaaatattcataaatttGTGCAATTTTTAACTCTTTCACTTAGTTGAGTGGTTGTACTTCTGAAATACAAAACTAgtgttcaaatttaaatgtgaattctgtccaaaaaaaatgcatgcaAAATGCTACAAAAATTCACATAAAATACCACTTAGAAAGTGGTTTATCACTTATCACAGTGGTTGCTCCTTCCACCAAAACCCCTAAATTTCGAGAACAAATTCTGATTCCAATTTTAATAGTTAGGTTTGTTTTGGATGATGAATTAGAATGAAAAAGTTGTTCAACATCACTTGTAGAGTCTTGATTCAACATATTTTCCCTTAGTAAGATTTAAAGAAGGCGGGAATGAAGAAGACAAAGAATTGACTcaatctaaaaaaattctaaggaAAGTAAGATTCTGATCTACTCCTATGGAAAAGTTTTTGTAGGAAACTTATCTAAAAGCATTCTTGTGAAACCTTTCCAAggaatgttattttttagggtAAATACCAATTTTGGTCCTTGAAAGTGTGAGACGGTAATAAATAGGtccatgaaagatgaaaattttaattttagttcttgaatgtggAAAGAGTGCAACAAATTAGTCTTGCAGAAAATTTGTTGACAAATTACTTCATAAACTTTGTAACTTAATGTCAAATTGAtcttcaaaaattataattttattatcaaattgatccttaaatattataacttaataaaaaaataatctcacaAATTTAACAGCACTACtaatttgtcatactttttacacatttaaaaactaaatttgtcATGTCTCACACTTTCAtgtactaaaataattattttttttattttttttaaaatagatatcaaacatgaaaaatgaaaatttcccATATAAGTTtcacaaaaaactaaaaatttgtcCGCTATGAAACACCTTTACCTAACACACTAGTttctgtgtttttctttttcatctttctttctGTTTCTGCCCACGTTCATCACCATCGGAGGTTGGTTTTAGCTAATCTTGATTTTAGTTGCTGTTGAGCACATGCCAATCCAAAAGgaacaacaaaagaaagaataaaggtGAAGAAAAGTTCATGGTTCTACCTAGGTTAGAAtgtgaattttatgtttttctatttttttgtgtttataaGTTCAAGGTTGCTAATCAGTTAGTTTTGAGTGTACGTGCTTAATTTCCCACTGATAATATGTTGTGCATTATTATAACGCTTTGTTTAATATCCCGTATGCTTTGGAAGTGCCGTCGGACATTTTCAATGAATAATCTATTAatctattattttgtaaaaaaaaaaaaaaaaagccctgCTGTTCAGCCATACGATGGTGACTCCCGGAGCAGTTTTGTGTATTCAAAGTAaaaatttctctaattaatttcTACAAAAGTTTTGTGTATTCAgagatgatgtgcaaattcTGCTACACAAACAAAATTAGACAAGTTATGCCATAGTACAATTCCAACATctaaatagtaaataattttagtgCTTTAATAGAGATTTTCCGGACCCTTCCGAGATTGATGAGTATGGGGAAGATGCTTTGGTTGTGCTAGTAACACCAGATGAAGTGTAGGAGAATTTGCACATATCCATTGGAGGTGCATAATACATTGGCACAGGCAACTTGGATGGAAGACTTGGCAAAGGGGCTTCAAAGTTGAGGACACTAATCACCTGCCTAATGGAGGGCCTCATGGTATGATCAGGATGACAACACCACAACCCAACAATCATCAAACATTCCATTTGCTGTTCTTCAAATTCCCAATTCAGTTTCTGATCAGCTGCTTCAAGTAGTTTCCCTTTTCCATAGAGGCTCCACACCCACTCCACAAGCCTTACTTTACTAGGTTCTTCTCTCACTTCCACTGGTTTTCTACCACATGTGATTTCAAGTGCAACAACACCAAAGCTGTACACATCAGACTCCTTGCTGGATTTTCCTGTGGTGACACACTCTGGGGCTAGGTACCCCATTGTGCCTGCCAAAACAGTGGTTTGAGAACCAAGTTCATGGTCTACTAGCCTTGCAAGACCAAAGTCACCAAGTTTGGCATTGAAATTTGCATCCAACATGACATTACTTGACTTGATGTCTCTATGCACCACACATTGTTCCCACTCTTCATGAAGATAAAGAAGAGCAGATGCTAAACCTAAGGCCACCTTGTGTCTCACCACCCATGAAAGCATGACTCTATTTCCAAACAGATGAGAATCAAGGCTTCCATTAGGCATGTATTCATAAACAAGAAGGAGCTCACCTTGTTCATGGCACCACCCTATGAGTTGAACCAAGTTTCTATGCCTCAGCCGGCTGATTACTCTCACTTCTGACACGTATTCCTTTTTCCCTTGTTTTGACCCTTTTGAAACCCTCTTCACTGCCACTTCAAGGTTGGAGTGTACAACTATGCCTTTGTAAACACCTCCAAATCCTCCTTCTCCTAGCTTTCCTTCTTCTGCAAAGTTGTTGGTTGCGTTGCTTAGTTCTGGATAGGTGAACCTCTTTGGGCCAGTTCCTCTCTCAAACTCATCATCTATAGAAGCATCAACACCTAAGTTGTCCTCCtttcctttatttttccttctccAAAACGTAAACCATAATAGGCCTACAACACAAACTAAACAACCCAAACCAACACTTAAACCAACCACTAAACCAACCTTCACCTTTTTCCTACTACCCTCATCCAAGCTTGAACTGAATGACCAAGACAAAATGTTGTGTATTTCAATCCATGAACCTGTGGCCGCTGAAAAGCCTATTCTAACAAACTCTGGCAACACGTCCCTCAAGTCAATGACATACCAAAGACTAGAATTGCCATTAAAAGTTGGATTATTAGCATAAGTAAGGAACACAGAGAGATTTTTGGTTGTAGAGTTGTACCATATCCAGGCATTAGCGACCGATCCGTTCTTAATGCTGCTCTTCCAAGTGACATTTGTAACAGATTGAATGGAGTTGACATTGATTCCTACATGATCAGAGCTCGGATCCCATTCATTTTTGAAGCTGTCGAACTCAACCGCAACTAACTGATTTTTCTTAGTGTTGAATGCGGATTCATTGCTGAATAGGCCAAGGTACCCACCAGCTGAATTGTTTGGGAGGACAGAATCAAATGGTGCAAGGAAGAAGGCTAACCCATCACCAAACCGTGATGGGTCAATAGCTTTCATGACAAAAGAAAAGTGGGTTGTGAAATCAGTGAGCTTCTTGGTTCTTCCATCCCAAAGCCTCACTGGTTGGTTATACGAGGCTCGACCAACGCTGAATGTGATTTTGTCATCAATTTGGTTCTTTGTGAGCTGAAGAACACCATTTGAGGAAAAAGCATCACCCTTAAAGTCTATTAGATTATTTGAGTTTAGTTGGAAGGTTGAAGAGTTGAAGGAAAGGGATACTACAGTGGTAAAGAGTGTATGGAACAAAGTGAAGATGGTAAATATAAACAACAAGGTTTGTTTTCGGCATTGATTAGAGTTTGAAACGGAGGCGAAGAAAACCATGGCAGAGGAGGGAGAGAAGAGTGTGATGGTGGTGGGGTTGCCACAGAGTATGGAACTATATGCATCGACGAATTCAAAGTTAGTCGATTAAgttaatgcaaaaaaaaattatgacatgaGCATGTTTTAAACTGGTCTTAGTAGTTGGTAGCTATAACGAATTAAAAATGCAGTTATCACTGATTATTATAGACACTCTTCTGGGGGAATCGTTCTGTTTTCCTGGACTCTAAATTGGCCTTAGACTAGACATTGCGTAATGCGAAATTCGAATGTTTCACCCATTTGTCTTCTCCCGTGATGAGAAATTCGTAAATGGTAAATGAATACCATAACATAACTTGTTGACTCTCGTGGATTAACACTTATATCTTTTAACTACAAATGAAGATTCggtttttaacttaaaaatagagTTCCAATTAGAGATATCACTTTATCTTCAAATGAAGTAATCAAGTAATCAAGTAGGAAGAAATTTATTTGATGCCAAGAAGTTCCAAGTACCTCTCCAATGTAAAGAAAATGGAAATGTTAAAGATGAGGCATAACTCATcttcttattataattttttttttcctttttttgacttttttttattaccatGTCATTTGTATAAGTAtccattaattttattcatgatTAATATTTGAGAAACTTGGTTGGTTATTTTTAGTGGAGTCTCTTCTCCcaactttgttttattatttttaaacatttatttttatattttaagtaattatgaaattcttttttaatttttcctttatgttaCGATGACTAGTTTGATGTTTATCCAAGTctaaaataaactttaaaaccaaaattttcaaattaataaaaatattaaaattagtatgattttatttgaaattcgccttttaaatattttgataagtaagaatatttattaaattattgaaaCTTCTATTTCAGTTGTGTAATTAAaggataaatatttgtttttatataattaaaatttataatgaataaataaattatattttatatttacaataactaatttaaatataactagcaatattttcttattttttttaaaatttaatatacagaTAAATAAATGGtagattaaaaaggataaatCATTAGGAAAATCaagtatgaaaataaatataaaaaagggagtAAGATGGTTTTGAGAGAGAAATTTTGTGCGAATGGTGTGTGAAATACACTTTCATAAGAGAGAATATtgacaattttaaattgaaaaagtgaggaaaataaaaaatatcactctctaaataatgtattataatttataaaataagagtatacttaaattatatttttgtcaatCCTAAATTACAACCTTTTACAATGGAACTTTTTCGCAAAAAAatggaactttttttttaaataaaagtttttcttcataaaataatttattaggtaattattaacttttcattttttatacaatattaataagtaaacatatattttgaaagacctaacacacacacacacacacattttgATATTAATAAGAATTTTTGTTATGAGAAATGCTAACAATACATTCTTTAATACACTTCTAACATAAATCttactattaattaaaattcattaaaaattataagatcaaGAGAAACATTCATTGAAGTAAGATGTGAGAACTacaagtttataatttttaataaattttaaccaataaaaaatctaGGAGTATAAGCGGATTAGATTCAATCCACATATTTGTGGAATCCAATCtaactatattatatttttgtgggtTGGATTGGatttgttttagtttatttaacCCGATTAAAATTGGATTGGATGATGAGTTTAAAGTTTTGGACTTGACCAAAACCGAATCCAACACGCATAcaattaaattactaatataGAAATCCAAAATCAAACACATCTCATTATCATAGTAATACATTGTTTATCTTGAGATAAGACTGTTGGGaaagattcaataaattttattctaatagGGAAgttgatgagaatcctaaaactgtCAAAATACAGAAACCTATGACCAAGAGTAGGACCAAACAGTAagtggataccctccaacaattggtatcaaacatacttaacaaggcccaagtggagaaggatgaaggcccagaggcagagacattactaagaatattaattgttgttgaaggcccagACTAATTTGAAGGTCCATGCCAAATAcgttgttttttatatttctatttttttcgttGTCATTTTGGCCTAAACTGATTTGAAAgcccatgtctatttctattttttttttgttcaaatacactatatgtattgatttcattttcaatagaaggatttttggcatttgataaaattttgtgagaacttctctctgggttccttgctGAACCAATCTCGGACTTATCAAGATAATCCTTATggtgtctaccctgacttatcttccctctcTGGAAGTGGCGTTAACCCAAACTTTAttacctgtatcaagcgatccgctcctagtaaggatcacatcatctggtatcaaagCTTCGACTCTTGTTACAGGTTCTATTctatccaatttttatttttttttctttctctttgtaaTCTATCTCAGGTTTGTGTTTTGTTCTGTTATTCGcattcttgtttgcgtcttgttgcattcttgtttgcgttcttgtttttgttcttattcttgtttctttcaaattctgtgtcaaaaattatgtttgaattttgttttcaaattctgtTTGGGAACAATTTGGCTTACTGGAAGAATTTAGGGGTTTAAGGTTTAGTAGGCTCTTGAATCTATTTTCCTATTTGCCTATTGAAAAAATTGCCTAATTTCCTATTGAACGAATTGCCTAAATAATCCTAGacgaatttgaaaagaaagcactatataaaaaaaaagttgcagaaagtttgaaaagaaaagttaaaaaaaaagtgggtgtttaaTCTTTGAACGTGGAtttgaggcagttagaggcgtttttggaaaaaatcatGGACCTAAACCTCTTCGACTATTgaaatctgttatccaaatttgttatccaaatctgttaTTGAAGTCTCTTATTGaagtttgttatccaaatctgttaTTCAAATCTGTTATTGAGTTCGTGATAATTAAGTTGTCTTTCCTGTTC
Encoded proteins:
- the LOC114396155 gene encoding L-type lectin-domain containing receptor kinase IX.1-like, which encodes MVFFASVSNSNQCRKQTLLFIFTIFTLFHTLFTTVVSLSFNSSTFQLNSNNLIDFKGDAFSSNGVLQLTKNQIDDKITFSVGRASYNQPVRLWDGRTKKLTDFTTHFSFVMKAIDPSRFGDGLAFFLAPFDSVLPNNSAGGYLGLFSNESAFNTKKNQLVAVEFDSFKNEWDPSSDHVGINVNSIQSVTNVTWKSSIKNGSVANAWIWYNSTTKNLSVFLTYANNPTFNGNSSLWYVIDLRDVLPEFVRIGFSAATGSWIEIHNILSWSFSSSLDEGSRKKVKVGLVVGLSVGLGCLVCVVGLLWFTFWRRKNKGKEDNLGVDASIDDEFERGTGPKRFTYPELSNATNNFAEEGKLGEGGFGGVYKGIVVHSNLEVAVKRVSKGSKQGKKEYVSEVRVISRLRHRNLVQLIGWCHEQGELLLVYEYMPNGSLDSHLFGNRVMLSWVVRHKVALGLASALLYLHEEWEQCVVHRDIKSSNVMLDANFNAKLGDFGLARLVDHELGSQTTVLAGTMGYLAPECVTTGKSSKESDVYSFGVVALEITCGRKPVEVREEPSKVRLVEWVWSLYGKGKLLEAADQKLNWEFEEQQMECLMIVGLWCCHPDHTMRPSIRQVISVLNFEAPLPSLPSKLPVPMYYAPPMDMCKFSYTSSGVTSTTKASSPYSSISEGSGKSLLKH